Proteins from a genomic interval of Pantoea deleyi:
- a CDS encoding glycosyltransferase family 2 protein encodes MKDIRFSIVIPAYNASESIVTTLDCVKAQTYRNFDVIIVDDKSADAAALAEVVRSERYQDLDINLVLSEVKLNGAGARNKGIELATGDYVSFLDADDEWAADKLQQVSEKIAQLEAQGKQNFIIFSQVNIYQDGAFLKVMPMQPPGKNETVAEYLFGCYGFIQTSTIVLKREDAAKIQFDTRYIRHQDYDFCIRADRMGYDFVMIAAPLANYHLITKFGSKHKGESVKYSMFWLDTMKPHLTPRDIHTYKAFKLPLRYKMDGQSLMASLSFARYFFLTNKDNRAYFMNRVKDKVKARFGGEKAIS; translated from the coding sequence AACGCGTCAGAATCGATTGTCACGACGCTGGATTGCGTTAAAGCACAGACGTATCGCAATTTCGACGTCATCATCGTGGATGACAAATCGGCGGATGCTGCGGCGCTGGCAGAGGTGGTTCGCAGCGAACGCTATCAGGATCTCGACATCAACCTGGTGCTCTCTGAGGTTAAACTCAACGGCGCAGGCGCGCGTAACAAAGGCATTGAGCTGGCCACCGGGGATTATGTCAGCTTCCTTGACGCCGACGATGAGTGGGCTGCCGATAAACTGCAGCAGGTCAGTGAAAAAATTGCCCAGCTGGAGGCGCAGGGCAAACAGAACTTCATCATTTTCAGCCAGGTCAATATCTATCAGGATGGCGCCTTCCTGAAGGTGATGCCGATGCAGCCACCGGGCAAAAATGAGACCGTCGCCGAGTATCTGTTTGGCTGCTACGGCTTTATCCAGACCAGCACCATTGTGCTGAAGCGGGAAGACGCGGCGAAGATTCAGTTCGATACCCGTTATATCCGCCATCAGGATTATGACTTCTGCATTCGTGCCGACCGCATGGGCTACGACTTTGTGATGATCGCCGCGCCGCTGGCGAACTACCATCTCATCACTAAATTTGGCTCGAAACACAAAGGCGAATCGGTGAAGTATTCGATGTTCTGGCTCGACACCATGAAGCCGCATCTTACCCCGCGTGATATCCACACCTATAAAGCCTTTAAGCTGCCGCTGCGCTACAAAATGGATGGCCAGTCGCTGATGGCGAGCCTGAGCTTTGCTCGCTACTTCTTCCTCACCAACAAAGACAACCGCGCATATTTCATGAACCGGGTCAAAGACAAGGTCAAAGCGCGTTTTGGCGGTGAGAAAGCGATCTCCTGA
- a CDS encoding glycosyltransferase family 2 protein — MNTSVGTVGIVMPMYNARQTVLRAVQSVINQHYTDWHLYLVNDKSTDDSLEFVREHCQDPRITILDNAVNMGAAETRNVGLRAATEEIIAFLDSDDEWHADKLTQQVAAIAAGDDFVITEYHYKTRKAEHDITYGKPYLQQENFVKKQYRVCFSSVCFRRPPQGLFFQRKGHEDFLFLYELFTRYKQARVIQTILVNYYELGDSLSRNKNKAAQWHLELLRIIYKNNPLKIYYYYAWYMVNGVLFTLKHR; from the coding sequence ATGAATACTTCTGTTGGAACCGTTGGCATTGTCATGCCGATGTATAATGCCCGTCAGACGGTGTTACGCGCTGTGCAGTCGGTGATAAATCAGCACTATACCGACTGGCACCTCTATCTGGTGAACGATAAATCGACCGATGATTCGCTGGAGTTTGTGCGTGAACACTGTCAGGACCCGCGCATTACTATCCTCGATAACGCGGTCAATATGGGCGCCGCCGAGACCCGCAACGTCGGGCTGCGTGCCGCCACAGAAGAGATTATCGCCTTTCTGGACAGCGACGATGAGTGGCATGCGGACAAGCTGACGCAGCAGGTTGCCGCCATCGCTGCCGGCGACGATTTCGTGATCACCGAGTATCACTACAAAACCCGCAAGGCCGAGCACGACATTACCTACGGCAAACCCTATCTGCAGCAGGAAAACTTTGTGAAGAAACAGTATCGCGTCTGTTTCTCTTCGGTCTGTTTCCGCCGTCCGCCGCAGGGGCTGTTCTTCCAGCGCAAAGGCCACGAAGATTTCCTGTTTCTGTATGAATTATTCACCCGCTATAAGCAGGCGCGCGTAATTCAGACGATTCTGGTCAACTATTACGAATTAGGCGATTCCCTTTCGCGCAATAAGAATAAAGCGGCCCAGTGGCACCTTGAATTATTAAGAATTATCTATAAAAACAATCCTTTAAAAATCTATTACTATTACGCCTGGTATATGGTGAATGGTGTGCTGTTTACCCTTAAGCATCGTTAA
- a CDS encoding glycosyltransferase family 4 protein, translated as MKKIVLVIKDAYSYAGTENICNFMSECLGETHDVTIYSLEGSGKTFYPFEHVREIVSFEGQSNPIKSAVTRINEEGFDTVFLISMGRLSVMFAFWNLLAMKKKRGKAYACEHIAINSFSKPIRFLKFLLLRYYDRVIVLTEKDHQVFSRWRIPSMPIPNPVVYKNYPRQTRHRQALAVGRLDNQKGFDLLLDIWRDFARNHPDWTLVIAGDGELRQQLHDQAAVLGITDSVKFVGKVSNINDYYRDSDMALMTSRYEGLPLVLLEAKSWSLPVVAYDCPTGPQEIINHGEDGFLVPMNDKATFLARMEQLASDDALFYAMSEKTKQTALKFDGNQIRQSWLSLV; from the coding sequence ATGAAAAAAATTGTCCTGGTGATCAAAGATGCTTATTCGTATGCGGGCACCGAGAACATCTGTAACTTCATGTCAGAGTGTCTCGGCGAAACGCACGATGTCACCATCTACTCGCTGGAAGGCAGCGGAAAAACCTTCTATCCGTTTGAACATGTCAGAGAGATTGTGAGCTTCGAAGGGCAGAGCAACCCGATTAAGAGCGCGGTCACCCGGATCAACGAAGAGGGGTTTGATACCGTCTTTCTGATCAGCATGGGTCGCCTGAGCGTGATGTTCGCCTTCTGGAACCTGCTGGCGATGAAAAAGAAGCGGGGCAAAGCCTACGCCTGCGAACACATCGCCATTAACTCCTTCAGCAAACCGATCAGGTTTCTTAAGTTTCTGCTGCTGCGCTACTACGACCGCGTGATCGTGCTGACCGAAAAAGATCATCAGGTGTTCAGCCGCTGGCGCATTCCGAGCATGCCAATCCCCAACCCGGTGGTTTACAAAAACTATCCGCGTCAGACCCGTCATCGCCAGGCGCTGGCGGTAGGCCGTCTGGATAACCAGAAGGGCTTTGATCTGCTGCTGGATATCTGGCGCGACTTCGCCCGCAACCATCCGGACTGGACGCTGGTCATCGCCGGTGACGGCGAACTGCGTCAGCAGCTGCACGACCAGGCGGCCGTGCTGGGCATCACCGACAGCGTGAAGTTTGTCGGCAAGGTCAGCAACATCAATGACTACTACCGTGACAGCGACATGGCGCTGATGACCTCGCGCTATGAAGGCCTGCCGCTGGTGCTGCTGGAGGCCAAATCCTGGTCACTGCCGGTTGTGGCGTATGACTGCCCGACCGGCCCGCAGGAGATCATCAACCACGGTGAAGATGGCTTCCTGGTGCCGATGAATGACAAAGCGACCTTCCTGGCCCGAATGGAGCAGCTCGCCAGCGATGACGCGCTGTTCTATGCCATGAGCGAAAAAACCAAACAAACCGCGCTGAAATTCGACGGTAATCAGATCAGGCAAAGCTGGCTGTCACTGGTTTAA